A stretch of DNA from Flavobacteriaceae bacterium MAR_2009_75:
AGCAATTCTCTTCGCTCCGAATAACTTTTTTGGCGAATGTCATCGCCTCGCCACTCTAACAGGTCGTATGCCTTAACGATTACGGGAGTTTTTTTGAGCAGTGCCTTAGATACCGTTTTTCTGCCGATACGTGTCTGTAAATCATTGAATGTGCCGATTTTCCCGTGCGGATACGGAAGTATTTCGCCATCGATAACCGTTCCATTGGGAATGGTTCCAACAAAGTTTTCGAACTCAGGATATTTATCGGTTACCAGTTCTTCGCCACGGCTCCAAACAAAGATTTCATTATTTCTAAGAATAATTTGAGAGCGAATACCATCCCATTTATGCTCTAAGGTCCAGTCTTTTACATTGCCTAAATCTTCAACTTCTCCTTCAATGGCATAAGCGAGGTAAAATGGATAAGGTTTAGAGAGGTAATCACTCTCATTTTCTTCTAAAATCAGTTCTTGAAAAGTAATGCTGTTCGGATCCCAATTCCCCATCAATTTATAAGCAAGAATGTCTTCGTCAATTTCGGTCGCTTTGGCCAAGGCACGGGTCATCAGTTTTTGGCTGACCCCGATTCGAAAGCTGCCGGTAATCAGTTTGGTAAAAACAAACCTGCCATAATAATCCAGGTTTTTCCAATTTTGGAATAAGTAGCTCTTTTTATCGGTATCGCTTTGCGATTTCAACCAAATCATTTCTTCTAAAAATTGTGTCAGCGATTTTTCAGTCGAATGTTCATCTGAAGGAACTACAAGGGCAATGGTTTCTGCAAGGTCTCCCACGATATGATAACTTTCTTCGAACAGCCAAAGTGGTATATGGGCCAATTCTGAAGCCCACTCGCGCAATAGTGTTGTATTCACCGGGCGAGGTGGTCGGCGGTGAGATAAAATAGCTATAGTCCATACCTTGTCAGGGTCAGAAGCCATTGAAAAATAATCGGCCAGTGCCGCCACTTTTAGATTGGTCTTGTTCGTGCCGTCGAGAGTCTTTATAAGCTGAGAGAATTGTTTCATGCCGATTCTGAAGTCTCTGGTTCGACATTCAGTTCTGCATTTTCTCCTTCGAATTGGGTAGCTTCGGTACGGGCATCATAACCTAAATCGCGTAAGTACTGGGAGAATATATCGGTATAGCCATGAGTGCATATCACTTTTTCTGCACCGGTGTTTTTTATTGCCGTAAGCAGCGAGGGCCAATCGCAGTGATCGCTCAAGACAAAACCCTTATCAATGGCTCGCCTACGTCGAGCACCCCTGAAAGCCATCCATCCGCTGGCCGATGCGGTAACATAAGGTACCATTTTACGAATCCAAGTGCTACCGTGAGCAGAAGGTGGCGCAAGTACCATGTTACCCCTAATTTCTTCCTTTTTTGTGTCGCGAGTAATTCGTTCGGTTTCAGGAAAATCTAGCAAGGGTCGAAGTACATTGGTCATGTTTTCAATGGCTCCGTGGGTGAAAATCTTTCCGATACTGGGGTCTAAATGTTTTAATAGGCGCTGGGCCTTACCTAAAGAATAACCGAAAAGTACCGATGTTTGCCCATTTGCTTTATTCTGTGACCACCATTCATTAATGTCGGTAAAGACTTCTTTTTGTGGTCGCCATAAAAATGCGGGCAGACCAAAAGTACATTCGGTGATAAACGTATGACACTTCACAAGTTCATAGGGTGTGGCGACTCCGTCATCTTCTAGTTTGTAATCACCGGTAAACACCCAGATTTCACCTTTGTATTCTACTTTTATTTGAGACGAGCCAATTATATGACCGGCAGGGTAAAGGGTGAACTGAACTCCGTTTATGGTGAACGTTTCTCCCCACTTTTTACCTGTTACCGAAATGTCGCCTAACCGGTGCTTTATAATAGGTACATTGCTATCGTGGGTTATATATTGTTTGTGGCCCCATCTGCTGTGGTCTGCATGGCCATGAGATATTATAGCTTTGTTCACAGGTTTCCAAGGATCAAGATATACCTTGGCAGGATGGCAGTAAATACCTTGATCCGTAAATTCTAATAAGGGTTTTTTCATGGTAAACAGAAAGTTACTTATTTATGGGTTTTAGTCAGACATATAGTTTAAATGACGTACGCGTTAGCGATAGCAGTGAATAACCCGCAGTGCCAATTTTTGTGGCACGAGTATTAGCAACGTATAGCGCGACCCCGCGCCATAAGAATTATGGGCGAGGGTAACGCTAAAATAATCACGAAGCTTATGAGTTAAGACCTCTAAAAAAATTATATTTGCTGCCAATAAAATTGAAATTATGGCAATTGCAGATTTATACACCAGTGGGGAACATAGACGGAATTTAGCTCATTTTGCGGCCTTGGCTACGTTGGCTTCGATTGATGGAGAGATAAGCTCGGAGGAGAAAAATATGTTAGATCGCTTTGCGACCAAGTTGGATATAACCGATTCGGAATATAAGGAGGTTATGAAATCGGAGAACAAATACCCTATTGCCCCACCTCATGATTCTGAAAAGCGCCTTGAAAGATTGTACGATCTTTTTCGTATTATCTTTTCAGACCACTTAATCGATGACGAGGAAATGGTATTGCTAAAAAAATACGCTATTGGTCTTGGTTTTTCTGGAAAGCAGGCCGATACGGTGATTGAAAAATCTGTCGCCATATTCAGTGGTAGAATCGATTTTGACGACTATATTTATTTGTTGAAACATTAGGTTTAACAAATGTCTTTAGTGATATTTCTCTAAAAATTCTTGTAGTTTTTTGACCATATTTTTGCTTCCGCAGAAGAAGGGAACACGTTGGTGTAATTCTGTGGGCTGAATATCCATTATTCTATTTTTACCGCCAATTGCCAAACCGTTGGCTTGTTCCGCCAGAAACGCCATAGGGTTACACTCGTACAATAACCGCAACTTTCCTTCGGCTGTCACGCTGCTTTTGGGGTACATGTAGATACCACCTTTAATCATATTGCGGTGAAAATCTGAAACCAAAGATCCGATATAACGTGAGGTGTAAGGCCTGTCTCCCTCTTCTTGTTGGCAGTACTTGATGTAATCTTTAACCCCTTGGTGAAAGTGAATGTAGTTGCCCTCGTTAACCGAATATATTTTTCCGTCTTCGGGAAATTGCATATTGGGGTGCGAGAGATAAAAGGTGCCTATGGCCGGGTTAAGCGTAAAGCCATTTACTCCGTCACCTGTTGTGTAGACCAACATGGTTGAGGTGCCGTACACCACATAGCCTGCCGCGACCTGTTTTTTTCCGGGCTGCAGAAAATCTTCAAGAGTAACAGGTGTGCCAACAGGGGTCACCCTTCTATAAACAGAGAAAATAGTACCTACCGATACATTTACGTCGATGTTCGATGAGCCATCTAGTGGATCAATGAGCACAACATACTTATTCTGGTGCTGGTTATCATTACTGTTTATAGAAATGAAATCGTCTTCTTCTTCAGAGGCGATACCGCAAACTATCTCACGATTGGTCAATGTCTGAATGAACTTTTCATTTGCGAGAACATCTAATTTTTGTTGGTCTTCGCCTTGAATATTAGTTTCCCCAGCTGCTCCTAAAATATCAACGAGTCCGGCCTTGTTTACCTCATGGTTTACTACTTTTGCCGCCAATCTAATGGCATTGATCAATTTAGAGAGTTCGCCGGAGGAATATTGAAAAGAATCTTGATTTTCTATAATGAATTCACCTAAGGTGCGATTTCTTGTGGTCATGCGAAGAAGGCTGTTGGTTCACCCACAAATATCGACTTTTTTGTGAAAGAAGCCTATTGCCATTTTATAATACTTTTTTAAATTTATAACTTTGTGTTTTATTTGTAACATTATATGGATTTTAGTATTCGAGTGGCCCAAGAGCAAGATATGGTAGCGGTGCATAAACTTATAAAAGAGTTAGCCGTTTTTGAAAAGGAAAAAAATGCGGTTGAAGTAACTGTTGAAGATTTAGTGACCGATGGCTTTAGAGAGCCTAAACTCTTTCACTGTTTTGTCGGTGAAAAAGAGGGTTCTGTAGTGGGTATGGCGTTAGTTTATAATCGATACTCTACTTGGAAGGGGCCTGTAGTGCACCTAGAAGATTTGATGGTTTCAGAAAAGGTGCGCGGAAGCGGACTGGGCAGTGCATTACTTTCGGAAGTGGTAAAATATGCCCATGGCTTAGGTGTAAAACGTATCAGTTGGGAAGTTCTAGACTGGAACGAACCTGCTATTAAATTCTACGAAAGTAAGGGAGCCAATGTAATGCGCGATTGGGATGTGGTTCAGCTCGATGAAGCGGGAATACAGGCTTTTTTGAACCAAATTGAAAACTAAAGAAAAGTCTTTTTAAGACCATTATAAAATAAAGCTGTTTATGCGTGTATTTAAATTCGGTGGGGCATCGGTGAAAGATGCGGCCGGTGTTAGAAATGTAGTTAAGGTTCTTCAAGAGACCGGACACGAAAATACCTTGTTAGTCGTTTCGGCTATGGGCAAGACAACCAATGCCATGGAGGCAATCGTCAATTCTTATTTTAATGAAAAAACGGTTTTACCTGCCGCCATTCAAGAAAGTATTGATTACCATGAGGCTATACTTAATGATCTTTTTGAGAATTCTAACCATAACGTCTTCGATAAGGTTAAACATCTGTTCGACGAAGTCAAGGGTTTTTTAGCTTGGAACAAATCACCGAAATACAATTTTGTCTACGATCAAATAGTAGGTTATGGTGAATTGATATCGACGACCATAATTAGTCAATACTTTAATGAGATAGGCATTAAATGTAATTGGCTCGATGTACGTGATTTTATTAAAACGGACGATAGTTATAGAGATGTATCCGTCGACTGGGAACAAACCCAAGAACGAGTTAAGGCGATAGATAGAAGTATGCTGAATATTACCCAAGGGTTTTTAGGTAGTGATGAAAACAACTTTACGACCACATTGGGGCGAGAAGGTTCAGATTATACCGCCGCTATTTTGGCCTACTGTCTCAATGCCGATTCTGTAACTATATGGAAAGACGTACCAGGCGTATTGAATGCAGATCCGAGATATTTTAAAGAGACCCGGCTTCTCAACAATATTTCGTACCGCGAGGCCATAGAACTCGCTTTTTATGGGGCTTCGGTGATACACCCCAAAACATTGCAGCCGCTTCAGCAAAAAGAAATTCCCTTACATGTTAAATCATTTTTGAATCCAAAGGATCAAGGTACTACGGTCGGTAAAGGAGTGGGTATAGAGCCGAAGGTGCCGTGTTTTATCGTTAAGAAAAATCAAGTGCTGATGAAACTCTCATCTCTTGATTTTAGCTTTATCGTAGAAGATAGTATAAGCGAGCTGTTCAAGCTTTTGCACGACCATAAGATGAAGGTCGATCTTATTCAAAATTCAGCCATCAGTTTTTCGGTCTGCGTAGACAATCGATTTGGTAGACTTCAAGAATTACTAAACTTATTGAAAAGTCGCTTCAAGGTAGTTCACCACGAAGGAGTATCATTATACACCATTAGACACTTTGATGAGAAAGCTATCGAATCACTTCAAAACGGACACGAAATTTTATTGGAGCAACGTGGAAAAGAAACGGTACAGCTCGTAGTAAAGTAGTTCGCTCAGCTTTGTTTCATATTTGTTAAAACGACAGGTACCTGTAACGTTTTTCCTATATTAGAGGTCTCCAAATTAATGAATGTATGGGATTAGTGACCGCAAAAGAGGTGGCTACGGCAACCAATCTTGATAGGTTTGGGTTTTTGGGAACATTTATGGCGTGGATCTTAATGAAGGTCACCAAAATAACTAACATGAACCGGCGGTACGATAAGCTGAGTCATCTTGATGGTGAGAAGTTTCTTGATGCGGTTCTAGAGCAGTACGAAATCGATTATGAAATTCCCGAAGAAGATTTAAAACGTATACCAAAAGCGGGCCCGTTCATTACGGTGAGCAATCATCCCTTGGGTGGCATGGATGGTATCGTTCTCTTGAAGATAATGCTTCAGCATCGATCAGATTATAAAGTAATGGCCAACTTTTTGTTGCAAAGGTTTGAGCCGTTGGCCCAGTATATATTTCCTGTAAACCCCTTTGAAAACCATAAAGAAGCCAAGAGCAGCATGGCGGGCTTCAAGAATGCTATGTTGCATGTGCGTGGCGGTTACCCTTTAGGTATATTCCCGGCAGGGGAGGTGTCGACCCGAAAAGAAGGCAAGCTCGTTATTGATAAAGCTTGGGAAGAAACAGCAATTAAATTGATACGTAAGGCCGAAGTGCCCGTTGTGCCTATTTATTTTCATGCACGTAATAGCAAACTTTTTTATCGATTGTCGAAAATAAGTGATGTGTTCCGAACGGCAAAATTGCCTTCTGAGGTGTATTCACAATATAGAAGGCCCATCAAGATACGTATTGGCCAACCTATTTCTGTGGCAACCCAGAAAGAGCAACTTACTATGGAGGAGTATACCGCTCTTCTTCGTAGAAAGACATACATATTGGCCAATGCCTACGAGAAAGAGCGTTTGTTCGATCAGTTGCCCACAAGTTTAAAATTGCCCAAACAACCTCGAAAAATTGCACGACCTGTACGTTCTGAGCTCATACAGGCCGAGATTGAGAAGCTTGTAGAAAAAGATAGGCGTTTACTTCAAAGCAAGAACTATGAAGTGTTTTTGGCTCCTGCGAAAGAAATGCCCTTTACCTTACAAGAAATTGGTAGACAGCGAGAAATTACCTTTCGAGAGATAGGGGAGGGAACCAATAATTCTATAGATATTGACCAGTTCGACGCCTATTATCACCATATGTTTTTATGGGATAATGAGGCCAAAGTAATTGCCGGGGCTTACCGCATGGGACTCGGTAACGAAATTTTTTCAAAGTACGGTATAGATGGTTTTTACCTGCAAGACCTTTTCAGGTTTGACTCTGAACTTTTCGGAATGATGAGCCAATCGATAGAAATGGGTAGGGCTTATATTATGAAAGAATACCAGCAAAAACCTATGCCCTTGTTTTTACTTTGGAAAGGCATTGTACATACCACTCTTAGGTATCCTGAGCATAAATATCTAATTGGTGGGGTAAGTATAAGTAACCAATTCTCTAACTTTTCTAAATCGTTGATGATCGAATTTATGAAAAGTAATTATTGGGATCCATATGTGGCGCAATATGTAAGGCCCAAAAAGGAGTTTAAAGTGAAATTGAAAGATGCGGATAAAGAATTTGTGTTCGACGAAACCCAGGCCGATTTAAATAAGTTTGACCGATTGATCGATGAAGTAGAACCTGGTAATTTGAGATTGCCCGTACTGATCAAAAAATACATTAAACAAAATGCTAAAGTGGTGGCTTTCAATGTAGATCCATTATTCAATAATGCGATTGATGGGTTGATGTACATTCGAATTGCAGATTTACCCGAAAGTACCGTGAAACCGGTAATGGAAGAATTTCAGGCAGAGCTTGAACGAAAACTTAGTGAGGGCCAGCCAACCAACTCTCAATAGCCTATTGTTTTAGTCTGCACCTACCACTTTACTTCTTCTTTCGTAAAGAAGATTGTCTTTCCAAACGCCATGTAGTTTACCAATACGTTCACGCTTACCTATATGGCGAAACCCCATTTTCTTGTGCAGTTCAACGCTGGCTTGGTTTTCGGGAAAGATACCGGATTGCAGTGACCAAATACCTGCTTTTTCGCTTGCCTCGATCAAGGCTTTCATTAGTTTTTTGCCTACTCCCTTTTTACGGGCCGATGAACTGACATACACACTTACTTCGGCAACACCGCCGTATACGCATCGACCAGAAACGGGAGATAGAGCAGACCACCCCAGAATATTATTATTTTCTATAGCCACGAATCTGCATTGTTTGAGGTGACCGGCATCCCAACTATCGAACGTGGGTATTTGAGTCTCGAAAGTGGCAAAGCCAGTTGCAATACCCTCAGCATAAATGGTAGAGACCATTTTCCAGTGCTCAGGTTTCATTGGAACAACCTCCATAGACAAAATACTACTTATATCATTCTATAATCCTTTGAACCAATCTTGAAAGTAATCGCCAAGACCAGCCGTAGGTACCATTTTGTCGTTCGCTGCGTTAATAAGACTCATGACAATTAAAACAAGACCTATAATGGCCGCAAAACATCCTACGATGGGTATGAGGCCTAAAACAATGGTAAGAAGCCAAATACCAAGAGTTTGACGAATGTAGTAACTGCCAAACTCTGTTTTGTTCTGTGAGTTCATAATTAGGGCAACAATCCAGCCAATAGCGGTTATATGTGCTATAATTGCGACCATTTTGCCGCTGTCAGGCCCGCTGTTGTCAAATGTTTGTTTTGCTTCTTCCTTAAATTCGTTAGCTGTTTTCTTAGCTTTTTCAGCAAAATCGTCTGCAGTTTCTTTAGCCTCCTCAAATTTTTCTTTGGCTTTGTCTTCAAGGTCTTTCGCAGCATCGTTACCTTCATTGACCGCCTCGGAGGCATCGCTTTTTAAATCTCCTTTTTGTGGGTTAAGAGGGTTGATGGCATCTTCACCTTCCCCTTTTCCAAATTTCTTATCGTCTGACATTGTTTGTTTATTTCGCTGGTGGTTTAAGTCTTAAATGTAGCTAATAATTATCTATTCTAGAAAAGCTTTGTCTACGGGTTCCCAGAGTTCAACTTTGTTTCCGTCGGGGTCAAGAATCCATCCGAATTTTCCGTATTCAAACTCCTCAATGTCACCGACAACCGTAACACCTTCATTCTTCAAAATTTTTAACAGTTCTTCTAGATTTTCTACCCTAAAATTCATCATGAAGGATGATTTGCTAGGCTCATAATATTTGGTGTTTTCGTTCATTGGGCTCCATTGGGTAGAGCAGTCATTACCTTTTTCGTCTTTCCACCAAAATGTACACCCATATTTATCGGTATTCAGGCCCAAATGATTTTTGTACCAATCTTTGATTTGATCAGGGTTTTTAGTTTTATAAAAGAAACCACCCAAGCCTGTAACTCTTTTTTTCATTCTCTTAGTTTTAATAGGTTTGAGGTTCTATTTCTTTTTTATGTTTTTCTCATAGAGATTTACCCAATCATCAACAGTCATTTTTGTGCAAAGTTCTTTGATTAATTCGTATGGAATATCGTCCATTTTTTTGAAGCGGATGCAGCTCTTGCCCATATCGATTTTACGCTTAGAATGTTTGGGATACTCGCTCACAAACCAATCGTATAAATTTTTATCGGCATATATGCCGGAGTGGTAAAGAGCGACATAGTTTTTTTGGGAGGCAAGATTGATAAACGGTAAGGGTAATTTAGGGTTACAGTGATAACCATCTGGGTAAATCGAATGAGGCACCACATACCCTAGCATACCATAGCTCATTAGTTCTTCAAAACCCCTTGGTAATTTATCAAGAAAAATTTTTCTAATGCTTGAAATGACTTTCCGCCTTTCTTCGGGTAGTTGCTCTATATAATGTTCGGGCGAATTTGCCTTGTACTGCATAATTAAACATGTTGATCGATGAGAATCGGGTTTCCGTCAGGGTCCTGTAAAATTATACTAGCGGGTCCTGTGGTGTTTTCGTCGGCAGGGGTCTGTATTTCGATGTTCTTTGATTTGAGTTCTTTTTGAAGATCACGAACATCGGTAAAGTTTTTCAAGGTGTTGGCGTTATCGTCCCAACCAGGATTAAAAGTGAGAATGTTTTTTTCGAACATGCCTTGAAAAAGACCGATAGTAGAATTTCCATTTTTTAAGATAAGCCAATTTTGCTCCAGTTCCCCAGCGAAAACGGTGAATCCTAAATTTTCGTAAAAAGTTTTAGAGGCTTTGATGTCTTTTACATTTAAGCTTACTGAAAAATTTCCGAGTTGCATGGCTGTTGTTTTTTGATGAACTTTTTTTCTACGAAAAACACTTAAATTGATATCTAGCTTTTTGGAGTACTTAAAGTTAGCAAAATTTAGCTTTCACTTTGTCAACAATGGTTTGTGCCAATTTTTCTAAACTTTCGAACGTCCATCCCGCTACATGTGGCGATAAGATAACATTTTGAGATTGCACTAGGTATTGAAAAGCTTCTGGTAGATAATTTTTTTCACTCTGTGAGTTATCCTTGCCCTTGAACATATTCTCAAAAGAAGTTTTTTCGTATTCGAGTACATCGAGACCCGCGCCCAAAATCTTGCCTGATTTTAATGCGGCCACTAAGTCTTCGGTAACTACACATTTTCCACGGGCTGTATTCAATAACCAAAATGGGTGATGAAATTTCTTAATAAACTCAGTATTAATCATGCCAATTGTGCTTTCCGTTTGCGGCACATGCAAACTTAGTATTTGACTACGTTGCTGTAGTTCAAGAATGCCTACCTGTCTCGCATTTTCGTCACCTACACCACCGACAATATCATAGCAAATAACATCTTCGACATCGAAGCCTTTCAGTTTTTTGGCAAAAGCCTTGCCCATATTACCATAGCCAATAATGCCAACGGTCTTGCCCTCTAGTTCTACACCTCTATTGCCCTCACGATCCCAAATACCAGATCGTACTTCTCGATCGGCTTTGTTCAGGTTGTTAAAGAGTGAGAGTAACATGCCCAAGGTATGCTCCCCTACGGCATTTCTGTTACCTTCTGGGGCTGCGGCCAAGTAGATATCATTGGCCTCGGCATACTGTGTTTCAATATTTTCTAGTCCTGCACCGAGCCTTCCTATAAATTTGAGCTTGCTGGCTTTTTGAATAAACTGGCTATCGATAGTGAATCGGCTGCGTATGATTAGACCGTCGTATTCATGAATTTTAGCTTCAATTTCTTCTTTAGACGAAGTATAATCTTCATGATTTTCAAAACCAAGTTCGTTGAATTGTTCAATTATAAGCGGGTGATTTACGTCAACATGTAATACTTTCATCAATTGTTGATTTGTAGAGATTTGATCATTTCGTCTAACTTTTCTACGAAGGGCAATCTCTTATTTGGTATAAATTTTAAGGGCAAAAATTTAAGATATTATCATTTTAGATTCCTAACACTACTTTCGCTATCCAAAAATAAATTAAGATACCGAAAATGTCATTGCTTGTAGTAATAAACGGGCCGGTAGCAATTGCGGGGTCGATGCCACGTTTATGTAAAAATAAAGGTGTAAAAGTGCCAATAAAACCGGCTACCAAAATTACAGCAACCAGTGAAATGGAAATGGCCAGGGCGGTTAAAAAATCACCTTTCCAAAACCAAGTGAATAAAAGTAAAATAGCGGCAAGAACAACTCCGTTCAACAGTGCTAAAAGCATCTCTTTAATCAACCGGCTACCCACGCTGCCCTTCAGGTCATCATTTGCCAAACCTTGTACGATAATTGCACTTGATTGCACACCAACATTACCAGCCATAGCAGCGATTAAGGGAGTAAAGAAAAAGAGAATCGCATGTTTACTGATCATCTCTTCAAAACCGCCCATTATGGCGGCGGCACCTACACCACCTATCAGACCCAAAAATAGCCAAGGTAATCGGGCACGGGTCAGTTGCCAAATACTATCATCTGCCTCGACATCTTGAGATATACCGGCAGCCATTTGGTAATCTTTATCGGCCTCTTCTCGAATTACATCTACGATATCATCGATAGTAATACGGCCTACCAAGCGGCCGATTTCATCTACCACCGGAATAGCTTCTAAGTCGTATTTTGACATTATTTTAGCCACTTCTTCGGGTTTTTCGTTCACATTTACCGAATCTACTTTTGGTATATAGACATCAGCAATATGGGTTCTGGTAGAGGTGGTCAATAAATCTTTTAATGAAAGCCGGCCTATTAGCTTATCTTCATTGTCGACTACATAAATAGAGTGCACACGCGTGACATTTTCGGCCTGGGCCCGCATCTCTTTAACACATTTCAAAACATCCCAATTTTCTCTCACCTTTACCAATTCTTTGGCCATTAAGCCACCGGCAGAGTTCTCATCGTAACGCAATAGGTCAACGATATCTTTGGCATGGTCACGGTCTTCGATTTCTGAGATTACTTCTTGTACAATGTCGTTCGGAAGTTCTCCAATAATATCGGCAGCATCATCGGTATCGAGCTCGTCGAGCTCTTCGGCAATTTCTTTGGCCGAGAGGTTGTTGAGAATTGATTCCCTTACATCTTCATCAAGTTCCGTAAGTACATCTGAAGTTTTGTCGCTCTCTAGAAGTTTGATGAGGTAAGTTGCGTCATCTTCATTTAGCTCATTGATGATTTCAGCAACATCGGCATAGTGCACATCATCCATCAAAGACACCAGCTCGGTATTTCTT
This window harbors:
- a CDS encoding DNA ligase-1 — encoded protein: MKQFSQLIKTLDGTNKTNLKVAALADYFSMASDPDKVWTIAILSHRRPPRPVNTTLLREWASELAHIPLWLFEESYHIVGDLAETIALVVPSDEHSTEKSLTQFLEEMIWLKSQSDTDKKSYLFQNWKNLDYYGRFVFTKLITGSFRIGVSQKLMTRALAKATEIDEDILAYKLMGNWDPNSITFQELILEENESDYLSKPYPFYLAYAIEGEVEDLGNVKDWTLEHKWDGIRSQIILRNNEIFVWSRGEELVTDKYPEFENFVGTIPNGTVIDGEILPYPHGKIGTFNDLQTRIGRKTVSKALLKKTPVIVKAYDLLEWRGDDIRQKSYSERRELLEQLYEMTTNEMPLLLSERMQFNSWEEVAEERDLSREKRSEGLMLKRNDSPYLVGRKKGDWWKWKIDPLTIDAVLTYAMRGHGRRSNLFTDYTFALWGTNDAGEKELVTFAKAYSGLTDAEFRKVDAWIKRNTLERFGPVRSVTPHHVFEIAFEGIALSKRHKSGVATRFPRILRWRKDKKIDEANSLEDLKALIPIADVDVDVDK
- a CDS encoding putative mRNA 3-end processing factor; this translates as MKKPLLEFTDQGIYCHPAKVYLDPWKPVNKAIISHGHADHSRWGHKQYITHDSNVPIIKHRLGDISVTGKKWGETFTINGVQFTLYPAGHIIGSSQIKVEYKGEIWVFTGDYKLEDDGVATPYELVKCHTFITECTFGLPAFLWRPQKEVFTDINEWWSQNKANGQTSVLFGYSLGKAQRLLKHLDPSIGKIFTHGAIENMTNVLRPLLDFPETERITRDTKKEEIRGNMVLAPPSAHGSTWIRKMVPYVTASASGWMAFRGARRRRAIDKGFVLSDHCDWPSLLTAIKNTGAEKVICTHGYTDIFSQYLRDLGYDARTEATQFEGENAELNVEPETSESA
- a CDS encoding D-fructose 1,6-bisphosphatase, producing the protein MTTRNRTLGEFIIENQDSFQYSSGELSKLINAIRLAAKVVNHEVNKAGLVDILGAAGETNIQGEDQQKLDVLANEKFIQTLTNREIVCGIASEEEDDFISINSNDNQHQNKYVVLIDPLDGSSNIDVNVSVGTIFSVYRRVTPVGTPVTLEDFLQPGKKQVAAGYVVYGTSTMLVYTTGDGVNGFTLNPAIGTFYLSHPNMQFPEDGKIYSVNEGNYIHFHQGVKDYIKYCQQEEGDRPYTSRYIGSLVSDFHRNMIKGGIYMYPKSSVTAEGKLRLLYECNPMAFLAEQANGLAIGGKNRIMDIQPTELHQRVPFFCGSKNMVKKLQEFLEKYH
- a CDS encoding acetyltransferase (GNAT) family protein; this encodes MDFSIRVAQEQDMVAVHKLIKELAVFEKEKNAVEVTVEDLVTDGFREPKLFHCFVGEKEGSVVGMALVYNRYSTWKGPVVHLEDLMVSEKVRGSGLGSALLSEVVKYAHGLGVKRISWEVLDWNEPAIKFYESKGANVMRDWDVVQLDEAGIQAFLNQIEN
- a CDS encoding aspartate kinase, with the translated sequence MRVFKFGGASVKDAAGVRNVVKVLQETGHENTLLVVSAMGKTTNAMEAIVNSYFNEKTVLPAAIQESIDYHEAILNDLFENSNHNVFDKVKHLFDEVKGFLAWNKSPKYNFVYDQIVGYGELISTTIISQYFNEIGIKCNWLDVRDFIKTDDSYRDVSVDWEQTQERVKAIDRSMLNITQGFLGSDENNFTTTLGREGSDYTAAILAYCLNADSVTIWKDVPGVLNADPRYFKETRLLNNISYREAIELAFYGASVIHPKTLQPLQQKEIPLHVKSFLNPKDQGTTVGKGVGIEPKVPCFIVKKNQVLMKLSSLDFSFIVEDSISELFKLLHDHKMKVDLIQNSAISFSVCVDNRFGRLQELLNLLKSRFKVVHHEGVSLYTIRHFDEKAIESLQNGHEILLEQRGKETVQLVVK
- a CDS encoding putative hemolysin, whose translation is MGLVTAKEVATATNLDRFGFLGTFMAWILMKVTKITNMNRRYDKLSHLDGEKFLDAVLEQYEIDYEIPEEDLKRIPKAGPFITVSNHPLGGMDGIVLLKIMLQHRSDYKVMANFLLQRFEPLAQYIFPVNPFENHKEAKSSMAGFKNAMLHVRGGYPLGIFPAGEVSTRKEGKLVIDKAWEETAIKLIRKAEVPVVPIYFHARNSKLFYRLSKISDVFRTAKLPSEVYSQYRRPIKIRIGQPISVATQKEQLTMEEYTALLRRKTYILANAYEKERLFDQLPTSLKLPKQPRKIARPVRSELIQAEIEKLVEKDRRLLQSKNYEVFLAPAKEMPFTLQEIGRQREITFREIGEGTNNSIDIDQFDAYYHHMFLWDNEAKVIAGAYRMGLGNEIFSKYGIDGFYLQDLFRFDSELFGMMSQSIEMGRAYIMKEYQQKPMPLFLLWKGIVHTTLRYPEHKYLIGGVSISNQFSNFSKSLMIEFMKSNYWDPYVAQYVRPKKEFKVKLKDADKEFVFDETQADLNKFDRLIDEVEPGNLRLPVLIKKYIKQNAKVVAFNVDPLFNNAIDGLMYIRIADLPESTVKPVMEEFQAELERKLSEGQPTNSQ
- a CDS encoding phosphinothricin acetyltransferase, translated to MEVVPMKPEHWKMVSTIYAEGIATGFATFETQIPTFDSWDAGHLKQCRFVAIENNNILGWSALSPVSGRCVYGGVAEVSVYVSSSARKKGVGKKLMKALIEASEKAGIWSLQSGIFPENQASVELHKKMGFRHIGKRERIGKLHGVWKDNLLYERRSKVVGAD
- a CDS encoding catechol 2,3-dioxygenase-like lactoylglutathione lyase family enzyme gives rise to the protein MKKRVTGLGGFFYKTKNPDQIKDWYKNHLGLNTDKYGCTFWWKDEKGNDCSTQWSPMNENTKYYEPSKSSFMMNFRVENLEELLKILKNEGVTVVGDIEEFEYGKFGWILDPDGNKVELWEPVDKAFLE
- a CDS encoding catechol 2,3-dioxygenase-like lactoylglutathione lyase family enzyme — translated: MQLGNFSVSLNVKDIKASKTFYENLGFTVFAGELEQNWLILKNGNSTIGLFQGMFEKNILTFNPGWDDNANTLKNFTDVRDLQKELKSKNIEIQTPADENTTGPASIILQDPDGNPILIDQHV